Proteins co-encoded in one Stenotrophomonas maltophilia genomic window:
- a CDS encoding SPOR domain-containing protein, giving the protein MLTRALIVVLAILNLGVACWWLLRDAPQKPAPPPQAPGVAELRWVPGGVDAAAAAEATAAAPTAPLMEREPAEKTAVAATPAPVAPAKPETAPVATTAKPVTPPAPTPTPAPEKPATPPAAAEPPRCVALGPFADRAAAAGAQGKAGSVISQVRLREQPAASGSARYRVLLPAAANREEAQATVKRIVAAGLSDYYIISQGEDANAVALGQYRNREGAERRMAAVQAAGFQPRLVASGDAGQWWLEGQLAAGTQPAQAQQRSGAAQSRSLECARLR; this is encoded by the coding sequence ATGCTGACCCGTGCCCTGATCGTCGTACTGGCCATTCTCAATCTTGGCGTCGCCTGCTGGTGGCTGCTGCGCGATGCGCCGCAGAAGCCTGCGCCGCCGCCGCAAGCGCCCGGCGTGGCCGAGCTGCGCTGGGTGCCCGGTGGCGTGGATGCCGCCGCCGCTGCCGAAGCCACGGCCGCCGCGCCGACCGCGCCGCTGATGGAACGCGAACCGGCTGAGAAGACGGCTGTGGCGGCGACGCCTGCGCCCGTTGCGCCCGCCAAGCCCGAAACCGCGCCGGTTGCCACAACGGCCAAGCCAGTGACGCCGCCCGCGCCGACGCCGACGCCAGCGCCGGAAAAGCCCGCGACCCCGCCTGCCGCCGCCGAACCGCCGCGCTGCGTTGCGCTTGGTCCGTTCGCCGACCGCGCCGCCGCCGCCGGTGCGCAGGGCAAGGCCGGCAGCGTGATCAGCCAGGTGCGCCTGCGCGAACAGCCTGCCGCCAGCGGTAGCGCCCGCTACCGGGTGCTGCTGCCGGCCGCCGCCAACCGCGAAGAAGCCCAGGCCACGGTGAAGCGCATCGTCGCCGCCGGCCTGAGCGACTACTACATCATCAGCCAGGGCGAGGACGCCAACGCCGTGGCGCTGGGCCAGTACCGCAACCGCGAAGGCGCCGAGCGGCGCATGGCCGCCGTGCAGGCCGCCGGCTTCCAGCCGCGCCTGGTGGCCAGCGGCGACGCCGGCCAGTGGTGGCTGGAAGGGCAGCTGGCGGCGGGCACGCAGCCGGCCCAGGCCCAGCAGCGCAGCGGTGCGGCACAGAGCCGGTCGCTGGAATGCGCACGGTTGCGCTAG
- a CDS encoding type III pantothenate kinase — MSDWLFDLGNSRFKFAPLQGDRAGDVQAWAHGAEGMAGQPPHSLPSGRTAFVASVAAPSLTSAMLDQLQRRFEHVHVVRTSAECAGVRIAYAKPEKFGVDRFLALLAAAKAQRPVLVVGVGTALTIDLLDADGQHHGGRISASPTTMREALHARAVQLPATGGDYSEFANDTADALASGCDGAAVALIERSAQQAHALLGVAPSLLVHGGGAPALMPLLPGADYHPSLVLDGLARWAVHQPAG; from the coding sequence ATGAGCGATTGGTTGTTCGACCTGGGCAACTCGCGCTTCAAGTTCGCGCCGTTGCAGGGTGACCGTGCCGGCGACGTACAGGCTTGGGCACATGGTGCCGAAGGCATGGCCGGGCAGCCGCCGCACAGCCTGCCCAGCGGCCGCACCGCGTTCGTGGCCAGCGTGGCCGCGCCGTCGCTGACCAGCGCCATGCTGGACCAGCTGCAGCGCCGCTTCGAACACGTGCACGTGGTGCGCACCAGCGCCGAATGCGCCGGCGTGCGCATCGCCTATGCCAAGCCGGAAAAGTTCGGTGTAGACCGCTTTCTGGCGCTGCTGGCTGCGGCCAAGGCGCAGCGCCCGGTGCTGGTGGTCGGCGTGGGCACCGCACTGACGATCGATCTGCTCGACGCCGACGGCCAGCACCACGGTGGTCGCATTTCCGCATCGCCCACCACCATGCGCGAAGCGCTGCACGCACGCGCGGTGCAGCTGCCCGCCACCGGTGGTGACTACAGCGAATTCGCCAACGACACCGCCGATGCGCTGGCCTCCGGCTGCGATGGTGCCGCCGTGGCGCTGATCGAACGCAGTGCGCAGCAGGCGCATGCGCTGCTGGGCGTGGCACCGTCGCTGCTGGTGCACGGCGGCGGCGCACCGGCGCTGATGCCGCTGCTGCCGGGCGCCGATTACCACCCCTCGCTGGTGCTCGATGGCCTCGCCCGCTGGGCGGTGCACCAGCCCGCAGGCTAG
- the birA gene encoding bifunctional biotin--[acetyl-CoA-carboxylase] ligase/biotin operon repressor BirA has translation MDDRQLLAKLAAGRLSGDALARELGQTRAAIWKRIQGLRATGVDIEGRAGEGYGLTRPVDLLDPDAIRAGLPPEVLPLLHDLQVAWTVDSTNAELLRCSAPQRGVSVLLAERQTGGRGRRGRSWASPLAAHVYLSVLRLFSGGLGRLAGLSLVAGIAVAEALHDLGFTQAQLKWPNDLIVDGKRKLVGLLAEGGGEYAGPARAVIGIGINTHMPPSFAEQITQPWVDLDTLAGTPVDRNVVVAAVLARLLPALEEFDREGLAPFLPRYAAFDMLAGREVRVELDGQWQHGTALGLADDGALRVRIDGRERLLHAGEVSVRAA, from the coding sequence GTGGACGATCGCCAATTGCTGGCCAAACTCGCTGCCGGTCGTCTGTCCGGCGACGCCCTGGCCCGTGAGCTGGGCCAGACCCGGGCGGCCATTTGGAAGCGTATTCAAGGACTTAGGGCCACCGGTGTGGACATCGAGGGCCGTGCCGGCGAGGGCTATGGCCTGACCCGCCCGGTTGACCTGCTGGACCCGGATGCCATCCGCGCCGGCCTGCCGCCCGAAGTGCTGCCGCTGCTGCACGACCTGCAGGTGGCCTGGACGGTGGACTCCACCAATGCCGAATTGCTGCGTTGCAGCGCGCCCCAGCGCGGGGTCAGTGTGCTGCTGGCCGAGCGCCAGACCGGCGGCCGTGGCCGCCGTGGCCGCAGCTGGGCCTCGCCGCTGGCCGCTCACGTGTACCTGTCGGTGCTGCGCCTGTTCTCCGGTGGCCTGGGCCGCCTGGCCGGGCTGAGCCTGGTGGCCGGCATCGCGGTGGCCGAAGCCCTGCACGACCTCGGGTTCACCCAGGCACAGCTGAAGTGGCCGAACGACCTGATCGTCGATGGCAAGCGCAAGCTGGTCGGCCTGCTGGCCGAGGGCGGCGGCGAATATGCCGGCCCGGCGCGCGCGGTGATCGGCATCGGCATCAACACGCACATGCCGCCGTCGTTCGCCGAACAGATCACCCAGCCGTGGGTGGATCTGGACACGCTGGCGGGCACGCCGGTGGACCGCAACGTGGTGGTCGCCGCCGTGCTCGCGCGCCTGTTGCCGGCGCTGGAGGAATTCGATCGCGAAGGGCTGGCGCCGTTCCTGCCGCGCTACGCCGCCTTCGACATGCTGGCCGGTCGCGAAGTACGCGTGGAACTGGACGGGCAGTGGCAGCACGGTACCGCGCTTGGCCTGGCCGATGACGGCGCGCTGCGCGTGCGCATCGACGGCCGCGAGCGCCTGCTGCACGCCGGCGAAGTCAGCGTGAGGGCGGCATGA
- a CDS encoding zinc-dependent peptidase, with amino-acid sequence MAQLPAGNVPLIKSLLQWLRPAPRPIDDALWDDACRRAAWLHGLDDARRMRLRTLATRFLHEKTLTPIGELQLQPGDGVLLAALCCLPLLEFGEVGLEGWSQLIIYPDAFRVHRSHLDAAGVLHEWDDELIGESWDSGPLILSWADVQADLDAPHEGYCVAVHEMVHKLDALDGAMDGTPPLPREWQREWAAIFQRAYDAFCAQVDAGEEVLIDPYAAEAPEEFFAVASEYHFSAPDLLQQALPEVAAQLRRLYGEPPKMAG; translated from the coding sequence GTGGCACAGCTACCTGCCGGGAATGTTCCGCTGATCAAGTCGTTGCTGCAGTGGCTGCGGCCTGCGCCGCGGCCGATTGACGATGCGCTTTGGGATGACGCCTGCCGCCGCGCGGCCTGGCTGCACGGCCTCGACGATGCGCGCCGCATGCGCCTGCGCACGCTGGCCACGCGCTTCCTGCATGAGAAGACCCTCACCCCGATCGGCGAGTTGCAGTTGCAGCCCGGCGATGGCGTGCTGCTGGCCGCGCTGTGCTGCCTGCCGTTGCTGGAATTTGGTGAGGTGGGGCTGGAAGGTTGGTCACAGCTGATCATCTATCCCGATGCGTTCCGTGTGCACCGCAGCCACCTGGATGCGGCCGGCGTGCTGCACGAATGGGATGACGAGCTGATTGGCGAATCGTGGGACAGTGGTCCGCTGATCCTGTCCTGGGCCGATGTGCAGGCCGACCTTGATGCGCCGCACGAGGGTTACTGCGTGGCGGTACATGAGATGGTGCACAAGCTGGATGCGCTGGATGGCGCGATGGACGGCACGCCGCCGCTGCCGCGCGAATGGCAGCGTGAGTGGGCGGCCATCTTCCAGCGCGCCTACGATGCGTTCTGCGCGCAGGTGGATGCGGGCGAAGAAGTGCTGATCGATCCGTATGCGGCCGAAGCGCCGGAAGAATTCTTCGCGGTGGCCAGCGAGTACCACTTCTCCGCACCGGATCTGCTGCAGCAGGCGTTGCCGGAAGTGGCCGCGCAGCTGCGGCGGTTGTATGGCGAGCCGCCGAAGATGGCCGGTTGA
- a CDS encoding ATP-binding protein — MSGRLWFFRRWRPRSLQARQMLAASVGLVAFLALAGYALDAAFADTAKANLRERLKNYATAYAAGIDFTRDRSLYIREQPPDSRFDVPGSGLYLQVVMPHGKGNSMSAEGPMLPTAGGGLLAPRQEVFEGPLPMIQIDGSQGSVYRYGLGLVWDADADPATEFPYTIYVMEDSRALGAQLRVFRGRVWFYLGGIGLILLLLQTVILQWSLRPLRRVITELTKVQRGETERMSERHPRELEPLTDSINAFIESERENLERQRNTLADLAHSLKTPIAVLRTQMDSGAGDGALREELDVQLQRMNNLVSYQLARAASSGHKLFSAPLPIESNAEEIVRGLEKVYAAKGVLCEFDIDPAARFHGEPGDLQELLGNLLENAFKWAKRRVLLTAQPLPAPNARRAGLLLAVDDDGPGIAPDDIGKVLQRGVRGDERVQGHGIGLSIVQDLIKDYRGELAVGRSSELGGARFEVRLPPGP; from the coding sequence ATGTCCGGCCGTCTGTGGTTCTTCCGACGCTGGCGGCCGCGCTCCCTGCAGGCGCGCCAGATGCTTGCCGCGTCCGTGGGCCTGGTCGCGTTCCTGGCGCTGGCCGGTTATGCGCTTGACGCCGCCTTTGCCGATACGGCCAAGGCGAACCTGCGCGAGCGCCTGAAGAATTACGCCACCGCCTACGCGGCCGGCATCGATTTCACCCGCGACCGCTCCCTGTACATCCGCGAGCAGCCGCCGGATTCGCGCTTCGACGTGCCCGGCAGCGGCCTGTACCTGCAGGTGGTGATGCCGCACGGCAAGGGCAATTCGATGTCGGCCGAAGGCCCGATGCTGCCCACCGCCGGCGGCGGCCTGCTGGCACCGCGCCAGGAAGTGTTCGAAGGCCCGCTGCCGATGATCCAGATCGACGGCAGCCAGGGCTCGGTGTACCGCTATGGCCTGGGCCTGGTGTGGGATGCCGACGCCGATCCGGCCACCGAATTCCCGTACACCATCTACGTGATGGAAGACTCGCGCGCGCTGGGTGCGCAGCTGCGTGTGTTCCGCGGCCGTGTCTGGTTCTACCTGGGCGGCATCGGCCTGATCCTGCTGCTGCTGCAGACCGTCATCCTGCAGTGGAGCCTGCGCCCGCTGCGCCGGGTGATCACCGAGCTGACCAAGGTCCAGCGCGGCGAGACCGAGCGCATGAGCGAGCGCCACCCACGCGAGCTGGAGCCGCTGACCGACAGCATCAACGCCTTCATTGAGAGCGAGCGCGAGAACCTCGAACGCCAGCGCAACACCCTGGCCGACCTCGCGCACAGCCTGAAGACCCCCATTGCGGTGCTGCGCACGCAGATGGACAGCGGTGCCGGCGATGGCGCGCTGCGCGAGGAACTGGACGTGCAGCTGCAACGCATGAACAACCTGGTGTCCTACCAGCTGGCGCGCGCGGCCTCCTCGGGCCACAAGCTGTTCTCCGCACCGTTGCCGATCGAATCCAACGCCGAGGAAATCGTGCGTGGCCTGGAGAAGGTCTATGCGGCCAAGGGCGTGCTGTGCGAATTCGACATCGACCCGGCCGCGCGCTTCCACGGCGAGCCGGGTGACCTGCAGGAGCTGCTGGGCAACCTGCTGGAAAACGCCTTCAAGTGGGCCAAGCGCCGCGTGCTGCTGACCGCACAGCCGCTGCCGGCACCGAATGCGCGCCGTGCCGGCCTGCTGCTGGCGGTGGACGATGACGGCCCCGGCATCGCCCCGGATGACATCGGCAAGGTGTTGCAGCGTGGCGTGCGTGGCGACGAGCGCGTGCAGGGGCACGGCATCGGCCTGTCGATCGTGCAGGACCTGATCAAGGATTACCGTGGTGAACTGGCCGTGGGCCGTTCCAGCGAACTGGGCGGCGCCCGTTTCGAAGTGCGCCTGCCCCCGGGGCCCTAA
- a CDS encoding response regulator transcription factor: MRILLVEDEAPLRETLAARLKREGFAVDAAQDGEEGLYMGREVPFDVGIIDLGLPKMSGMELIKALRDEGKKFPVLILTARSSWQDKVEGLKQGADDYLVKPFHVEELLARVNALLRRAAGWSKPTLECGPVALDLAAQTVSVAGSNVDLTSYEYKVLEYLMMHAGELVSKADLTEHIYQQDFDRDSNVLEVFIGRLRKKLDPDGELKPIETVRGRGYRFAIPRNEG, translated from the coding sequence ATGCGTATCCTTCTGGTCGAAGACGAAGCCCCGCTGCGTGAGACCCTGGCAGCCCGGCTCAAGCGCGAAGGCTTTGCCGTCGATGCTGCGCAGGACGGCGAGGAAGGCCTCTACATGGGCCGTGAAGTGCCGTTCGATGTCGGCATCATCGACCTCGGCCTGCCCAAGATGTCGGGCATGGAGCTGATCAAGGCCCTGCGTGACGAAGGCAAGAAGTTCCCGGTGCTGATCCTGACCGCGCGTTCGAGCTGGCAGGACAAGGTCGAGGGCCTGAAGCAGGGCGCCGACGATTACCTGGTCAAGCCGTTCCACGTCGAAGAGCTGCTGGCCCGCGTCAACGCGCTGCTGCGCCGCGCGGCCGGCTGGAGCAAGCCGACCCTGGAATGCGGCCCGGTTGCCCTGGATCTGGCAGCGCAGACGGTCAGCGTGGCCGGCAGCAATGTCGACCTGACCAGCTACGAGTACAAGGTGCTGGAGTACCTGATGATGCATGCCGGTGAACTGGTCTCCAAGGCCGACCTCACCGAGCACATCTACCAGCAGGACTTCGACCGCGACTCGAACGTGCTGGAAGTGTTCATCGGCCGCCTGCGCAAGAAGCTGGACCCGGATGGCGAACTGAAGCCGATCGAGACCGTGCGCGGTCGCGGCTACCGTTTCGCGATCCCGCGCAACGAGGGCTGA
- the dusA gene encoding tRNA dihydrouridine(20/20a) synthase DusA, with translation MPVSTINTPMTSATARYADSLRLSVAPMMDWTDRHCRVFHRVLAPGARLYTEMVHANAVIHGDRERLLGFDASEQPLALQLGGSDPALLAQAARIAAEWGYDEVNLNCGCPSDRVQAGRFGACLMREPVLVAECVAAMVDAVDIPVTVKCRLGVDEDNDYDVFAAFVDRQVAAGASMVVVHARNAWLKGLSPKENREVPPLKYDWAYRLKQERPALPVVINGGLASIEAVQAQAAHVDGVMLGRAAYHDPYLLHQLEALHTGAPLQPRGDLLRALRPYVEARLAEGLALKHITRHLLGLFHGQPGGRAFRQVLSEGAHRPGADWTLVEQALAVTERDADRAAA, from the coding sequence ATGCCAGTCTCCACGATCAACACTCCGATGACGTCCGCCACCGCCCGTTACGCCGATTCCCTGCGCCTGTCCGTTGCCCCGATGATGGACTGGACCGACCGCCATTGCCGCGTGTTCCATCGCGTGCTGGCGCCGGGCGCGCGGCTGTACACCGAGATGGTGCACGCCAACGCGGTCATCCACGGCGACCGCGAGCGCCTGCTCGGCTTCGATGCAAGCGAACAGCCGCTGGCGCTGCAGCTCGGTGGCAGCGATCCGGCGCTGCTGGCACAGGCCGCACGCATCGCCGCCGAGTGGGGCTACGACGAAGTGAACCTCAACTGCGGCTGCCCGTCCGACCGCGTGCAGGCCGGGCGTTTCGGCGCCTGCCTGATGCGCGAGCCGGTGCTGGTGGCCGAGTGCGTGGCGGCGATGGTCGATGCGGTCGACATCCCGGTGACGGTGAAATGCCGCCTGGGCGTGGACGAAGACAACGATTACGACGTGTTCGCCGCCTTCGTCGACCGCCAGGTCGCCGCCGGTGCCAGCATGGTCGTGGTGCATGCGCGCAATGCCTGGCTCAAGGGCCTGTCGCCGAAGGAGAACCGCGAGGTTCCGCCGCTGAAGTACGACTGGGCCTACCGCCTCAAGCAGGAGCGCCCGGCACTGCCGGTGGTGATCAACGGCGGCCTGGCCAGCATCGAGGCGGTGCAGGCGCAGGCCGCGCACGTCGATGGCGTGATGCTGGGCCGCGCGGCCTACCACGACCCCTACCTGCTGCATCAGCTGGAGGCGCTGCACACCGGCGCCCCCCTGCAGCCGCGTGGCGACCTGTTGCGCGCGCTGCGCCCCTACGTGGAAGCGCGGCTGGCCGAAGGTCTGGCGCTCAAGCACATCACCCGCCACCTGCTGGGCCTGTTCCACGGCCAGCCCGGTGGCCGCGCGTTCCGCCAGGTGCTGAGCGAGGGCGCACACCGCCCGGGTGCGGATTGGACCCTGGTCGAGCAGGCGCTGGCGGTCACCGAACGCGATGCCGATCGCGCCGCAGCGTGA
- a CDS encoding SulP family inorganic anion transporter: MQTSYPLRQQWLGNLRGDLLSGIVVALALIPEAIAFSLIAGVDPKVGLYAAFSIAVITAIAGGRPGMISAATGAMALVMIDLVKDHGVQYLFAASILAGLLQVLAGVFRLGSLMRFVSRSVITGFVNALAILIFLAQLPELVGRGPAVYVLCAAALAIIYLLPRITRVVPSPLVAIVVLTAVVIGFGIDVRSVGDMGQLPDSLPYFLIPDVPLTWETLRILLPVSATLAVVGLLESMMTLQIVEDITETPSERNRECVGQGVANTVTGFLGGMAGCAMIGQSIINVTSGGRGRLSCLVAGVLLLVLVVYGSDLVRQIPMAALVAVMIMVSIGTFSWRSLRDLRTHPRSSSAVMLLTVVVTVATHDLAKGVLSGVLLSALFFARKVGRLLEVQREEAGDTQVYRVRGQVFFASAGQLGATFDYQHVAPKVQIDLRDAHLWDLTAVAALERAQEKLAAHGAEVAVVGLNAASRTLIEQVGGRGGGH; this comes from the coding sequence ATGCAAACGTCCTATCCGCTGCGCCAGCAATGGCTCGGCAACCTCCGTGGCGACCTGCTGTCCGGCATCGTCGTCGCCCTGGCCCTGATTCCCGAGGCCATCGCCTTCTCGCTCATCGCCGGTGTCGACCCCAAGGTCGGCCTGTATGCCGCGTTCTCCATTGCGGTGATCACCGCCATTGCCGGCGGCCGTCCGGGCATGATCTCCGCCGCCACCGGCGCAATGGCGCTGGTGATGATCGATCTGGTCAAGGACCACGGCGTGCAGTACCTGTTCGCCGCCAGCATCCTGGCAGGCCTGCTGCAGGTGCTGGCCGGCGTGTTCAGGCTGGGTTCGCTGATGCGCTTCGTCTCGCGCTCGGTCATCACCGGCTTCGTCAACGCGCTGGCGATCCTGATCTTCCTCGCCCAGCTGCCCGAGCTGGTTGGCCGCGGCCCGGCCGTGTACGTGCTGTGTGCGGCCGCGCTGGCGATCATCTACCTGCTGCCGCGCATCACCCGGGTGGTGCCGTCGCCGCTGGTGGCGATCGTGGTGCTCACTGCCGTGGTGATCGGCTTCGGCATCGACGTGCGCAGCGTCGGCGACATGGGCCAGCTGCCCGACAGCCTGCCGTACTTCCTCATTCCCGACGTACCGCTCACCTGGGAAACGCTGCGCATTCTGTTGCCGGTGTCGGCCACGCTGGCGGTGGTCGGCCTGCTCGAATCGATGATGACCCTGCAGATCGTCGAGGACATCACCGAAACCCCCAGCGAGCGCAACCGCGAATGCGTCGGCCAGGGCGTGGCCAACACGGTCACCGGCTTCCTCGGCGGCATGGCCGGCTGCGCGATGATCGGCCAGTCGATCATCAACGTGACCTCCGGTGGCCGTGGCCGCCTGTCCTGCCTGGTGGCCGGCGTGCTGCTGCTGGTGCTGGTGGTGTACGGCAGCGACCTGGTGCGGCAGATTCCGATGGCGGCGCTGGTGGCGGTGATGATCATGGTCAGCATCGGCACCTTCAGCTGGCGCTCGCTGCGCGACCTGCGCACCCATCCACGCAGTTCGTCGGCGGTGATGCTGCTGACTGTGGTGGTCACCGTGGCCACCCACGACCTGGCCAAGGGCGTGCTCAGCGGCGTGCTGCTGTCGGCGCTGTTCTTCGCGCGCAAGGTCGGCCGCTTGCTGGAGGTGCAGCGCGAGGAGGCCGGCGACACGCAGGTCTACCGCGTGCGCGGCCAGGTGTTCTTTGCTTCCGCCGGCCAGCTGGGCGCGACGTTTGACTACCAGCACGTGGCACCGAAGGTGCAGATTGATCTGCGCGATGCCCATCTATGGGATCTGACCGCCGTGGCCGCACTGGAGCGCGCGCAGGAAAAACTGGCCGCGCATGGCGCCGAGGTAGCGGTGGTGGGGCTCAATGCCGCCAGCCGGACGTTGATCGAGCAGGTGGGTGGACGCGGCGGCGGACACTGA
- a CDS encoding cation diffusion facilitator family transporter, which translates to MAPLYNPGMANDRAHFFDPTTEQGVLRLSIAGALLLAVAAVVFGLLANSSLIIFDGIYGLIDVVMTWLSLLVARLIALSTNTDALQSRLNQRFTMGFWHLEPIVLGVSGTLMIGAALYALVNAVDALMSGGRHIALGPAIIFAGLSLVAETALGWFVLRANRRIGSEFIALDAKNWVVAASMSACYLLAFLGGVLVQGTSWAWVGPYIDPAILAFVCVLVMIAPLGTVRRALAGILLVTPPELQAHVDAVARGIVAKHGFVEHRSYVAQVGRGEQIELFFVVPENDPPRPLVEWDQLRDEIGEALGEASPDRWLTILFTTDREWTI; encoded by the coding sequence ATGGCTCCGCTCTACAATCCAGGCATGGCCAATGACCGCGCGCACTTCTTCGACCCCACCACCGAGCAGGGCGTGCTGCGCCTGTCGATCGCCGGCGCACTGCTGCTGGCGGTGGCCGCGGTGGTGTTCGGCCTGCTGGCCAATTCCTCGCTGATCATCTTCGATGGCATCTACGGGCTGATCGACGTGGTGATGACCTGGCTGTCGCTGCTGGTGGCGCGGCTGATTGCGCTGTCCACCAATACCGATGCGCTGCAGTCGCGGCTCAACCAGCGCTTCACCATGGGCTTCTGGCACCTGGAGCCGATCGTGCTGGGGGTCAGCGGCACGCTGATGATCGGTGCGGCGCTGTATGCGCTGGTCAATGCGGTGGATGCGCTGATGTCCGGCGGCCGCCACATCGCGCTGGGCCCGGCGATCATCTTCGCCGGCCTGTCGCTGGTGGCCGAGACTGCACTGGGTTGGTTCGTGCTGCGCGCCAACCGCCGCATCGGTTCGGAATTCATCGCACTGGACGCGAAGAACTGGGTGGTGGCGGCCAGCATGTCGGCCTGCTATCTGCTCGCCTTCCTCGGCGGCGTGCTGGTGCAGGGCACGTCGTGGGCATGGGTAGGGCCGTACATCGATCCGGCCATCCTCGCCTTTGTCTGCGTGCTGGTGATGATCGCCCCGCTCGGCACCGTGCGCCGGGCACTGGCCGGCATCCTGCTGGTCACCCCGCCGGAACTGCAGGCGCACGTGGATGCGGTGGCACGCGGCATCGTTGCCAAGCATGGCTTTGTCGAGCACCGCAGCTATGTGGCGCAGGTCGGCCGTGGCGAGCAGATCGAGCTGTTCTTCGTGGTGCCGGAGAACGACCCGCCCCGGCCACTGGTGGAATGGGACCAGCTGCGCGACGAGATCGGCGAGGCGCTGGGCGAGGCCTCGCCGGACCGCTGGCTGACCATCCTGTTCACCACCGACCGTGAGTGGACGATCTAG
- a CDS encoding organic hydroperoxide resistance protein yields the protein MPTSIEKVLYTAQATSTGGREGRSVSSDNVLDIQLSTPRELGGAGGPGTNPEQLFAAGYSACFLGALKFVAGQAKVALPADTTVTGKVGIGQIPTGFGIEAELTINVPGVPHEQVEELVQKAHIVCPYSNATRGNIDVTLIVA from the coding sequence ATCCCGACGTCCATCGAAAAGGTTCTGTACACCGCCCAGGCCACCTCCACCGGCGGCCGTGAAGGCCGTTCCGTCTCCTCCGACAACGTGCTGGACATCCAGCTGTCGACCCCGCGCGAGCTGGGCGGCGCCGGTGGCCCGGGCACCAACCCGGAACAGCTGTTCGCCGCCGGTTATTCGGCCTGCTTCCTGGGCGCGCTGAAGTTCGTGGCCGGCCAGGCCAAGGTCGCGCTGCCGGCCGACACCACCGTCACCGGCAAGGTCGGCATCGGCCAGATCCCGACCGGTTTCGGCATTGAAGCGGAGCTGACCATCAACGTGCCGGGCGTACCGCACGAGCAGGTGGAAGAGCTGGTGCAGAAGGCCCACATCGTCTGCCCGTACTCCAATGCCACCCGCGGCAACATCGACGTGACGCTGATCGTTGCCTGA
- the mmsB gene encoding 3-hydroxyisobutyrate dehydrogenase, translating to MSRIAFIGLGNMGGPMAANLVKNGHSVRVFDLVPAAVQAAVDAGASAAASARETLADAEVVISMLPASRHVEGVYLGDDGILAAIPPGALVIDCSTIAPASARKVSEAAAARGLQMIDAPVSGGTAGAQAGTLTFIVGGEEDALERARPVLQAMGRNIFHVGASGAGQVAKLCNNMALGVIMAVTGEAIALGVAHGLDPKVLSQMMAVSTGRSWATEVCNPWPGVLENAPASRGYSGGFGSDLMLKDMGLAVEAAMSVGASIPLGEVARNLYSMNHQAGRGKLDFSSVVQLITSEK from the coding sequence ATGAGCCGCATTGCATTCATCGGGTTGGGCAACATGGGCGGCCCGATGGCCGCCAATCTGGTCAAGAACGGCCACAGCGTGCGCGTGTTCGATCTGGTGCCCGCCGCGGTGCAGGCCGCCGTCGATGCCGGTGCCAGCGCGGCCGCATCGGCGCGCGAAACTCTCGCCGATGCCGAGGTCGTGATCTCGATGCTGCCGGCCAGCCGCCATGTCGAAGGCGTGTACCTGGGCGATGACGGCATCCTCGCCGCGATCCCGCCCGGTGCGCTGGTCATCGACTGCAGCACCATCGCCCCGGCCAGCGCCCGCAAAGTTTCGGAAGCGGCTGCCGCGCGCGGCCTGCAGATGATCGACGCGCCGGTGTCCGGCGGTACCGCCGGTGCCCAGGCCGGCACCCTGACCTTCATCGTCGGTGGTGAAGAGGACGCGCTGGAACGCGCGCGCCCGGTGCTGCAGGCGATGGGCAGGAACATCTTCCATGTGGGTGCCAGCGGCGCCGGCCAGGTCGCCAAGCTGTGCAACAACATGGCACTGGGCGTGATCATGGCGGTGACCGGTGAAGCCATCGCGCTGGGCGTGGCGCACGGCCTGGACCCGAAGGTGCTGTCGCAGATGATGGCCGTCAGCACCGGCCGCAGCTGGGCCACCGAAGTGTGCAACCCGTGGCCGGGCGTGCTGGAAAATGCACCGGCCTCGCGTGGCTACAGCGGTGGCTTCGGCAGCGATCTGATGCTCAAGGACATGGGCCTGGCGGTGGAAGCGGCGATGAGCGTCGGCGCCTCGATTCCGCTGGGCGAAGTGGCCCGCAACCTGTACTCGATGAATCACCAGGCCGGTCGCGGCAAGCTGGATTTCTCCAGCGTCGTGCAGCTGATCACCAGCGAGAAGTGA